A genomic region of Acidobacteriota bacterium contains the following coding sequences:
- a CDS encoding radical SAM protein, producing the protein MRIHLINPSHLSFGTAVITPRWLFVLAAATPARYGDPIISDECLAALDPLTVQPGDICGIGIHTGNALRGYELGRQLRARGATVIFGGIHATLFPEEARTEGQAHAIVRGDGDVIWRRVLDDCASGLLQATYDGGRVGAEEFLPARWDLLPPGRYMWGSVQTVRGCPKHCSFCSVWRTDGQKPRQRTAELVVGEVVELRRRGYRFIALADDNFYPASLNDLRLAERQVQTRSSPEAVARLAELRAIRSERFELMRQLAELPADLVFFTQITMEAADDAEFLQAMRKAHICGALVGIEAVTPAGLKDVYKDFNSSGEELVRRLAAFRENDLHVLGSFIFGLPSDRPATFATTLDVALRAHITFAQFVMLTPFPGTLDFKKWEDTVASKAPPIAGVPLSRHWLIPQALRPKVYVPHPTMPAEEIRSRTQGVWDQFYSMQAIWGRSRCVGSLKGRLAFLLISKLYRQMYANTGISSDSARVSKSAHWAALLARPTRRLFSAAPMPELQAPAGRGPAASA; encoded by the coding sequence GTGCGCATTCACCTTATCAACCCAAGCCATCTTTCCTTTGGCACTGCGGTGATCACGCCGCGCTGGCTGTTTGTACTGGCCGCGGCCACCCCGGCACGCTATGGCGATCCGATCATCAGCGATGAATGTCTGGCGGCGCTTGACCCGCTGACGGTTCAGCCGGGCGATATTTGTGGCATTGGAATCCACACCGGCAACGCGCTGCGCGGCTACGAGCTGGGGCGCCAGCTCCGTGCGCGCGGAGCGACGGTGATTTTTGGCGGCATACATGCCACCTTGTTCCCTGAGGAAGCGCGCACCGAAGGCCAGGCGCACGCCATCGTGCGTGGCGACGGCGATGTCATCTGGCGGCGCGTGCTCGATGATTGCGCTTCCGGTTTGCTGCAGGCGACCTATGATGGTGGCCGGGTGGGCGCGGAGGAGTTCCTGCCGGCGCGATGGGACTTGCTGCCGCCGGGGCGCTACATGTGGGGTTCGGTGCAAACCGTGCGGGGCTGTCCGAAGCATTGCTCCTTCTGTTCGGTGTGGCGCACTGACGGCCAGAAGCCCCGCCAGCGCACGGCCGAGCTGGTGGTGGGCGAAGTGGTCGAGCTGCGGCGCCGCGGCTACCGCTTCATCGCCCTCGCGGACGATAACTTCTACCCCGCCTCACTCAATGATTTGCGGCTGGCGGAGCGGCAGGTGCAAACCCGGAGTTCGCCGGAAGCAGTTGCCCGGCTGGCCGAGCTGCGCGCCATCCGCAGCGAACGCTTCGAGTTGATGCGCCAGCTTGCCGAACTGCCGGCGGATCTGGTTTTCTTCACCCAGATCACGATGGAGGCGGCCGATGATGCCGAATTTCTCCAGGCGATGCGCAAGGCCCACATCTGCGGCGCCCTGGTGGGCATCGAAGCGGTCACTCCTGCGGGCCTCAAAGACGTGTACAAAGACTTCAACTCCAGCGGCGAGGAGCTGGTCCGGCGGCTGGCAGCGTTCCGCGAGAATGACCTGCACGTTCTCGGCTCGTTCATCTTTGGGCTGCCCAGCGACCGGCCTGCGACGTTTGCCACCACCCTCGATGTCGCCTTGCGCGCCCACATCACCTTCGCCCAGTTTGTCATGCTGACGCCGTTTCCCGGCACGCTCGATTTCAAGAAATGGGAAGATACGGTTGCCTCGAAAGCGCCGCCCATAGCCGGCGTGCCGCTCTCCCGGCACTGGCTCATTCCCCAGGCCCTGCGTCCCAAGGTGTACGTGCCGCATCCCACCATGCCGGCCGAGGAGATCCGCTCCCGCACGCAGGGGGTGTGGGATCAGTTCTACAGCATGCAGGCGATCTGGGGGCGCTCCCGCTGCGTCGGCAGCCTGAAGGGACGGCTGGCGTTCCTGCTGATTTCGAAGCTCTACCGCCAGATGTACGCCAACACTGGCATTTCCAGCGACAGCGCGCGCGTCAGCAAATCGGCGCACTGGGCGGCACTGTTGGCCCGCCCCACGCGGCGGCTTTTCTCCGCCGCCCCTATGCCCGAGCTGCAGGCTCCCGCCGGGCGCGGCCCTGCGGCGTCAGCCTAG
- a CDS encoding class I SAM-dependent methyltransferase produces the protein MGESILQHNQGPAAVWSSGGANYDQISRQIASALEHCVERLAPQPGERILDVATGTGWTSRLLARRGARVTGCDFAADALATARTLAQAEHLDITYDLGDAERLPYADAQFDAVVSTCGVMFASHQEAAAAELARVCRPGGRLALVTWPTDSSVFDMFKILKEYMPAPPVPAPPSPFAWGSSDHLCVLLCRAFDLKFEEGVSMYYGPNGAAAWEAFVTGYGPVKKLAASLDGARRAELAEKFAALHDAHATALGFALPRKYLLTLGMRRA, from the coding sequence ATGGGTGAGTCCATCCTGCAACATAACCAGGGGCCGGCCGCCGTCTGGAGTTCCGGCGGGGCCAACTACGACCAGATCAGCCGGCAAATCGCCAGTGCGCTGGAGCACTGCGTGGAGCGGCTGGCGCCGCAGCCGGGCGAGCGCATTCTCGACGTCGCCACCGGCACCGGCTGGACTTCGCGCCTGCTGGCCCGGCGTGGCGCCCGGGTGACCGGCTGCGATTTCGCCGCCGACGCTCTCGCCACCGCCCGCACGCTGGCGCAGGCGGAGCATCTCGACATCACCTACGATTTGGGCGATGCCGAGCGGCTCCCCTACGCCGACGCGCAGTTCGATGCGGTGGTTTCCACCTGCGGCGTGATGTTCGCCAGCCACCAGGAAGCCGCGGCGGCCGAGCTGGCGCGCGTGTGCCGTCCGGGCGGACGGCTGGCGCTGGTCACCTGGCCGACCGACAGCTCGGTGTTTGACATGTTCAAAATCCTGAAGGAGTACATGCCGGCGCCGCCGGTGCCCGCGCCGCCCTCGCCCTTTGCCTGGGGCAGTTCCGATCATCTGTGTGTGCTGCTTTGCCGGGCGTTCGATTTGAAATTTGAGGAAGGCGTCAGCATGTATTACGGACCGAACGGCGCTGCCGCCTGGGAAGCCTTCGTCACCGGTTACGGCCCGGTCAAAAAACTGGCAGCTTCGCTCGATGGAGCGCGGCGCGCGGAACTGGCAGAGAAATTTGCCGCCCTGCACGACGCCCACGCCACGGCACTGGGCTTCGCGCTGCCGCGCAAGTACCTGCTTACGCTGGGCATGCGCCGGGCCTAA